A DNA window from Pseudomonadota bacterium contains the following coding sequences:
- a CDS encoding bifunctional demethylmenaquinone methyltransferase/2-methoxy-6-polyprenyl-1,4-benzoquinol methylase UbiE — protein MNNDNDQPTVDFGYQQVPLHEKHRRVAQVFHSVAGRYDLMNDLMSFGVHRIWKRFTIERSGVRTGQRVLDIAGGTGDLAKAFAKRVGDSGEVVLADINGSMLDVGRTRLIDEGVVGNVRYVQADAQHLPFPDGYFNCITIAFGLRNVTDKDAALRSMFRVLRPGGKAMVLEFSKPMAPGLGPVYDLYSFKLLPVMGKLVANDAESYRYLAESIRMHPDQGMLKVMMEDAGFERCEYHNLSGGIVALHIGYKL, from the coding sequence GTGAACAACGACAACGATCAACCCACCGTCGACTTCGGCTATCAGCAGGTGCCGCTCCACGAAAAGCACAGGCGCGTGGCGCAGGTCTTTCACTCGGTGGCGGGCAGGTACGACCTCATGAACGACCTCATGTCGTTCGGCGTCCACCGCATCTGGAAACGTTTCACCATCGAACGCAGCGGTGTGCGCACCGGTCAGCGCGTTCTCGATATCGCGGGCGGTACCGGCGATCTCGCCAAAGCCTTCGCAAAACGGGTGGGCGACAGTGGCGAGGTGGTGCTGGCGGATATCAACGGTTCGATGCTCGACGTCGGTCGCACGCGCCTGATCGATGAGGGCGTGGTTGGCAATGTGCGCTACGTGCAGGCCGATGCCCAGCATCTGCCGTTTCCGGATGGCTACTTCAATTGCATCACCATCGCTTTCGGACTGCGCAACGTTACGGACAAAGATGCCGCGCTGCGCTCGATGTTTCGGGTACTGCGCCCCGGAGGCAAGGCGATGGTGCTGGAGTTTTCGAAACCTATGGCACCCGGCCTGGGACCGGTCTACGACCTTTATTCCTTTAAGCTGCTGCCGGTGATGGGCAAACTGGTGGCCAACGATGCCGAAAGCTATCGCTATCTCGCCGAGTCGATCCGCATGCACCCGGATCAGGGGATGCTCAAGGTCATGATGGAGGATGCCGGCTTCGAACGCTGCGAGTACCACAACCTGAGCGGCGGGATCGTCGCGCTGCACATCGGCTACAAGCTGTGA
- a CDS encoding ubiquinone biosynthesis regulatory protein kinase UbiB, which yields MIRPGEAWRLIHIAWVLVVHGLDDIILATHLFRPVRFLRYLTPWFFLKSRRGPRGARIRAALEDLGPIFVKFGQMLSTRRDLLPLDIAIELARLQDSVPPYPGAQSKAIVAKALGKPLEEAYASFEDEPFASASIAQVHGAILPDGTAVVVKVLRPGIERVIRRDVALLYRIAELAERYWKEGRRLRPVEVVEEYETTIIDELDLMREAANASQLRRNFEASDLLYVPEVYWSHTRRNVLTLERISGTQVSDIDALRAQGIDMRDLAHRGVEIFFTQVFRDNFFHADMHPGNIFVTPQGNYIAVDFGIVGSLTPSDQRYLAENFIAFFRRDYRRVAELHIESGWVPGETRVDEFEAAIRTVCEPIFGRPLKEISFGLFLLNLFQTARRFDMEVQPQLILLQKTLLNIEGLGRELYPDLDLWATAKPFLERWMQEQVGTRALIRGLKEQVPRWAEILPQLPGELHDFVHRANSGKLEVQWKSDELKRIRKEIREGHQRTYIAIAGGSLIISAAVLLGLDGYASKMIWNAPVLTWVSGVLGAALLLAAWPGGGED from the coding sequence GTGATCCGCCCCGGCGAGGCATGGCGGCTCATCCACATAGCCTGGGTGCTGGTGGTGCACGGACTCGACGACATCATCCTTGCGACTCACCTGTTCCGCCCGGTACGTTTTTTACGCTATCTGACACCGTGGTTCTTCCTGAAGAGCCGCCGCGGCCCGCGCGGTGCGCGCATACGCGCGGCGCTGGAGGATCTGGGGCCGATCTTCGTCAAGTTCGGGCAGATGCTCTCCACGCGCCGCGACCTGCTGCCCCTCGACATCGCCATCGAACTGGCCAGGCTGCAGGACAGCGTGCCGCCCTACCCGGGTGCGCAGTCCAAAGCCATTGTCGCGAAGGCGTTGGGTAAACCGCTGGAAGAGGCGTACGCAAGTTTCGAGGACGAACCGTTCGCCAGCGCCTCTATCGCCCAGGTGCACGGCGCAATCCTGCCCGATGGCACTGCGGTGGTGGTCAAGGTGTTGCGCCCGGGCATCGAGCGCGTCATCCGTCGTGATGTCGCGTTGCTCTATCGTATCGCCGAGTTGGCCGAGCGCTATTGGAAAGAGGGGCGGCGACTGCGTCCCGTCGAAGTGGTCGAGGAGTACGAGACCACCATCATCGACGAACTGGACCTGATGCGTGAGGCCGCCAACGCCTCTCAATTGCGCCGCAACTTCGAAGCGAGCGACCTGCTTTACGTCCCCGAGGTCTACTGGTCGCACACGCGACGCAATGTGCTCACCCTCGAGCGCATCAGCGGTACCCAGGTCAGCGATATCGACGCCTTGCGCGCTCAGGGCATCGATATGCGCGACCTCGCGCACCGCGGCGTGGAGATCTTCTTCACCCAGGTGTTTCGTGACAATTTTTTTCATGCCGACATGCACCCCGGTAACATCTTCGTCACACCGCAGGGCAACTACATCGCGGTCGATTTCGGTATCGTCGGCAGCCTGACGCCCAGCGATCAGCGCTATCTGGCCGAGAACTTCATCGCCTTCTTCCGTCGTGACTACCGGCGTGTGGCGGAGTTGCACATCGAGTCGGGTTGGGTTCCCGGTGAAACACGGGTCGATGAGTTCGAGGCGGCGATCCGCACCGTGTGCGAACCGATCTTCGGGCGCCCGCTGAAAGAGATCTCATTCGGTCTGTTTCTGCTCAATCTGTTCCAGACCGCGCGGCGCTTCGACATGGAGGTGCAGCCGCAGCTGATTCTGCTGCAGAAGACCTTGCTCAACATCGAGGGGCTGGGGCGCGAGCTCTACCCCGATCTCGATCTGTGGGCGACCGCCAAACCCTTCCTCGAGCGCTGGATGCAGGAGCAGGTCGGCACCCGCGCCCTGATTCGCGGCTTGAAAGAGCAGGTGCCGCGCTGGGCGGAGATCCTGCCGCAGCTGCCCGGCGAACTGCACGACTTCGTGCACCGCGCCAATAGCGGCAAGCTGGAGGTGCAGTGGAAATCCGACGAGTTGAAACGGATTCGCAAGGAGATCCGCGAAGGGCACCAGCGCACCTACATCGCCATCGCCGGTGGCAGCCTGATCATCTCCGCGGCCGTGTTGTTGGGTCTCGATGGTTATGCATCCAAGATGATCTGGAACGCCCCTGTGCTGACCTGGGTCTCCGGTGTACTGGGTGCGGCTCTGCTGCTCGCCGCCTGGCCGGGCGGCGGTGAGGATTGA
- a CDS encoding NfeD family protein produces MRPYPRILATNLTPSITTKSVPPHVWWSQQGVSMNPVIIWFLIGLALVLAELAVPGVILIFFGIGAWVAALTTWLDLTTSLDSQLMVFAITSVVLLVLMRRWIKGRMYGHVTEEQDLNVDLDEFVGYRVTVTQTIEPGKGDGRVEFKGAPWNAMADESIAAGEQAVIEKVDGITLKVRKG; encoded by the coding sequence ATGCGGCCTTACCCGCGAATCCTCGCAACCAACCTCACGCCGTCAATAACGACAAAGTCAGTACCACCTCACGTGTGGTGGTCGCAACAGGGGGTAAGCATGAATCCTGTCATCATCTGGTTTCTGATCGGTCTGGCACTGGTGCTGGCGGAGCTCGCCGTGCCCGGCGTCATACTCATCTTTTTCGGCATCGGCGCCTGGGTGGCGGCGCTGACCACCTGGCTCGATCTCACCACCTCGCTCGATTCCCAGCTCATGGTCTTTGCCATTACTTCGGTTGTGCTGTTGGTGCTGATGCGCCGCTGGATCAAGGGCCGCATGTACGGCCACGTCACGGAGGAGCAGGATCTAAATGTCGATCTCGACGAGTTCGTCGGTTACCGCGTCACCGTCACCCAGACCATTGAGCCGGGTAAGGGCGATGGACGTGTCGAATTCAAAGGCGCGCCGTGGAATGCGATGGCGGACGAATCGATTGCCGCCGGCGAGCAGGCCGTGATCGAAAAGGTAGATGGGATTACCTTGAAGGTCCGTAAAGGTTGA
- a CDS encoding paraslipin yields the protein MGFEISLSLVVSIGIAILVVVTIINTARIVPQREAFIIERLGKYAKTLSAGFHILIPFVDRVAYTHSLKEVAIDVPSQTCITRDNIAVEVDGVLYLQVIDAAKASYGIDNFRFAATQLAQTTMRSEIGKLELDRTFEEREAINGAIISAVDKASDPWGVKITRYEIRNITPPRSVQDALEKQMRAEREKRAVIAESEGERQSKINIAEGTKQQAIKIAEGEKEKLINEAEGKAKEIMLLAEATARGIERIARAINEPGGKDAVNLRVAEQYVREFGNLAKQGNTIIVPSTLSDVSGMVASVMTLIKETGRGGSQVGQ from the coding sequence ATGGGTTTTGAGATCAGTCTGAGTCTGGTGGTGTCGATCGGTATCGCCATCCTGGTCGTCGTCACCATCATCAACACCGCGCGCATCGTCCCGCAGCGCGAGGCCTTCATCATCGAGCGGCTCGGAAAATACGCCAAGACGCTGAGCGCCGGTTTCCACATCCTCATTCCCTTTGTCGACCGCGTCGCCTACACGCATTCACTCAAAGAGGTGGCCATCGACGTTCCCTCACAGACCTGCATCACCCGCGACAATATCGCGGTGGAGGTCGACGGCGTGCTCTACCTGCAGGTGATCGATGCCGCCAAGGCGAGCTACGGTATCGACAACTTCCGCTTCGCCGCCACACAGCTGGCGCAGACCACCATGCGCTCCGAAATCGGCAAGCTGGAACTGGACCGCACCTTCGAAGAACGCGAGGCGATCAACGGCGCCATCATCTCGGCGGTGGACAAAGCCTCCGATCCCTGGGGCGTCAAGATCACCCGCTACGAGATCCGCAACATCACCCCGCCGCGCAGCGTTCAAGATGCACTGGAAAAGCAGATGCGCGCTGAGCGCGAAAAGCGTGCCGTCATCGCCGAATCGGAAGGCGAACGCCAGTCCAAGATCAACATCGCCGAAGGCACCAAGCAGCAGGCTATCAAGATCGCCGAGGGCGAGAAGGAAAAACTCATCAACGAGGCCGAGGGCAAGGCCAAGGAGATCATGTTGCTCGCCGAAGCGACCGCGCGCGGCATCGAGCGCATCGCGCGTGCCATCAACGAGCCGGGCGGCAAAGACGCCGTCAATCTCCGGGTTGCGGAACAGTATGTGCGCGAGTTTGGCAATCTTGCCAAGCAGGGCAACACCATCATCGTGCCGTCAACGCTGAGCGACGTGTCGGGAATGGTGGCTTCGGTGATGACATTGATCAAGGAGACGGGTCGGGGCGGATCGCAGGTGGGGCAATAG
- a CDS encoding type II toxin-antitoxin system HicB family antitoxin, with protein MKYAIVIGKAAGNYSAYAPDPPRCVATGQTIEEMESQIREAIEFHRDGMRKEGEPIPPATSQVE; from the coding sequence ATGAAATACGCCATCGTCATCGGGAAGGCCGCAGGCAATTACTCTGCCTACGCTCCCGACCCGCCGCGGTGTGTTGCCACCGGCCAAACCATCGAAGAGATGGAATCTCAGATTAGGGAGGCTATCGAATTCCATAGGGACGGTATGCGGAAGGAGGGGGAGCCCATCCCTCCGGCTACCAGCCAGGTCGAGTAA
- a CDS encoding GNAT family N-acetyltransferase: MVEIREKDQNDDTEEVVSLATEDLRRIYRPCAHATGKPPSGHSLTTLVAVKDKNIVGVIEYFAGDGAIHFQGLAVHPVYRRQGIASVLVKEIESIAIRLGAQKVVLNTILETGNPGMFTKLGYEITSVVPASDFEGLDGKQVTKVGMRRILA, from the coding sequence ATGGTCGAGATTCGAGAGAAAGACCAGAACGACGATACTGAAGAGGTTGTTTCTTTGGCAACGGAAGATTTGCGTCGAATATACAGGCCGTGCGCGCATGCTACAGGTAAACCCCCCAGCGGCCATTCGTTAACTACGTTGGTAGCTGTAAAAGACAAAAACATCGTCGGTGTAATTGAATACTTTGCGGGTGATGGGGCCATACATTTCCAGGGTTTGGCAGTTCATCCTGTGTATCGCAGGCAGGGTATAGCCTCGGTACTTGTAAAAGAAATTGAATCAATTGCTATCAGGCTGGGAGCTCAAAAAGTAGTACTTAATACGATTCTGGAAACCGGCAACCCCGGTATGTTCACCAAGCTGGGTTACGAAATAACCTCTGTGGTTCCAGCCAGTGATTTTGAAGGCTTGGATGGCAAACAGGTAACAAAGGTCGGTATGCGTCGAATACTTGCCTGA